A stretch of the Duncaniella dubosii genome encodes the following:
- a CDS encoding nucleoside hydrolase-like domain-containing protein — protein sequence MNRKSITSLVFSIFLSLMSYSAAVAAERHRILVTTDIGGTDADDNQSMAHLLMYNDLFDIEALVSTPSFGNGSKSEIMRMIDVYEKDYPRLSSRAPGLLSPDSLRSLCRQGADSMAPYCGFSTPTDGSTAIVEAARRQDSRPLYVLVWGALEDVAQALHDAPDIMSKIRVYWIGGPNKKWGANAYCYIAENFPDLWMIENNASYRGFISDAKRDDRFNKHYYDRTISGAGALGEDFKSYYDGNVKMGDTPSLLYMMNGDSSRPDAESWGGQFERITHSPRTVFTYMTTTRDTVPVYSIAEFRFKGIAGVVPIGAVAFKMTIDGQSWDGVYLGGWEYAVRYAPKAPGTFEYRLSAPLIPAMDGLRGSIVVSPQWPGEKLKDSYVLGGNWWSDSSDKSLFRDKWQGAATVEKWREDVLSDWAERWNWLKD from the coding sequence ATGAATCGCAAATCAATCACCAGTCTGGTTTTCTCCATTTTTCTGTCGCTTATGTCGTATTCGGCGGCAGTTGCTGCTGAGCGTCACCGCATTCTTGTCACTACGGATATAGGCGGTACGGATGCCGACGATAACCAGTCGATGGCTCATCTTCTTATGTATAACGATCTTTTTGACATTGAGGCGCTTGTCTCGACTCCATCTTTCGGCAACGGTTCGAAGTCGGAGATTATGAGGATGATTGATGTCTATGAGAAGGACTATCCACGGCTTTCTTCCCGTGCGCCCGGTTTGCTCAGCCCTGACTCGCTCCGTTCGCTTTGCCGTCAGGGAGCGGATAGCATGGCTCCTTACTGTGGATTCAGCACTCCGACCGATGGATCGACGGCTATTGTAGAGGCTGCCAGACGGCAGGACTCACGACCTCTCTATGTGCTCGTATGGGGTGCGCTCGAAGATGTGGCTCAGGCGCTTCACGATGCTCCCGATATCATGTCTAAAATCCGTGTCTACTGGATTGGTGGTCCGAACAAGAAGTGGGGTGCTAACGCTTACTGCTATATCGCGGAGAATTTCCCGGACTTATGGATGATTGAAAACAATGCGTCGTATCGCGGATTTATCAGCGATGCTAAACGCGACGACCGCTTCAACAAGCATTATTACGATCGGACCATCAGTGGGGCAGGTGCGCTTGGCGAGGATTTCAAATCATATTACGACGGAAATGTCAAGATGGGCGATACTCCTTCGCTGCTTTACATGATGAACGGAGATTCCTCGCGTCCCGATGCCGAGTCGTGGGGTGGCCAATTTGAGCGTATAACCCACAGTCCGCGCACGGTTTTCACATATATGACAACTACCCGCGACACTGTCCCCGTATATTCAATCGCTGAGTTCCGCTTTAAGGGTATAGCCGGTGTTGTGCCTATAGGCGCTGTCGCTTTCAAAATGACAATCGACGGTCAGAGTTGGGATGGTGTCTATCTCGGGGGATGGGAGTATGCTGTAAGATATGCCCCGAAAGCTCCCGGCACATTTGAATATCGACTCTCTGCCCCTCTGATTCCTGCGATGGACGGTCTGCGTGGCAGCATAGTTGTTTCTCCGCAATGGCCCGGTGAAAAGCTAAAGGATAGCTATGTACTCGGTGGAAACTGGTGGTCGGATAGCTCTGACAAGTCTCTTTTTCGTGATAAGTGGCAGGGTGCTGCAACTGTAGAGAAATGGCGTGAAGATGTGCTTTCGGATTGGGCTGAGCGCTGGAACTGGCTGAAGGATTAG